The Candidatus Omnitrophota bacterium DNA window GATTATCCCCTCTTAAAAATTCGATCAAAAATCTCGATAAGGAATAAAGCATCGCGTATCCTAAAAATATCTCTCCTTTGAAATGGCGCGACTTCTGCCATCTCCTCAAGACCAGGAATACTATAAGCATAGTAATCGATTCATAAATTTGAGCCGGATGCCTTAATATAGGTTCCTGGGGAAAGATCACGCCAAGCGGATAATCTTTGTGCGCGGGAATCCCATAACAACAGCCGTTTAGAAAACAGCCTATCCTTCCTATGGATTGCGCCAGCGCCATAAAAGGCGCCAATAGGTCCGCGCCGTCCCAGAAATTTATATTATTCTTTTTTACGAATACTATCCCGACTAAGATACCTATCAAAAAACCTCCATACCAGACAAGCCCGCCTTTTGTAAGATTTATTATCTCGATCGGATTCGCTATATAATATCTAAAATTCATCAGCACAAAAAATAGTCTCGCGCCTATAAGACCGCCGATCAGTATCACGATACCAAAGTCTACTATTTTGTCCTTGTCGATATTGAAGCGCGGCGCCTCTCTATATGAAAGCAGTATCGCCACCGCAAAGGCCAACGCGACCATCAGGCCGTATGAGTAAATATACAGTGGTCCTATCTTCGCTAATACAGGGTGCATAAAATTTAAGCCCTCGGGTGAGCCTTATCGTAAACCGTTTTAAGCCTATCCATTGTTACGTGTGTATATATCTGGGTCGTGGAAAGATTCATGTGGCCCAGCAGCTCCTGAACGCTTCTTAAGTCAGCGCCTCTATCCAATAGATGCGTAGCGAACGAATGGCGAAATGAATGCGGCGATATCTTC harbors:
- the lgt gene encoding prolipoprotein diacylglyceryl transferase, whose amino-acid sequence is MHPVLAKIGPLYIYSYGLMVALAFAVAILLSYREAPRFNIDKDKIVDFGIVILIGGLIGARLFFVLMNFRYYIANPIEIINLTKGGLVWYGGFLIGILVGIVFVKKNNINFWDGADLLAPFMALAQSIGRIGCFLNGCCYGIPAHKDYPLGVIFPQEPILRHPAQIYESITMLIVFLVLRRWQKSRHFKGEIFLGYAMLYSLSRFLIEFLRGDNPKIFIGLTIAQVISIMILPVCAIILIVRFSLWKKNSSRSA